Proteins encoded in a region of the Teredinibacter purpureus genome:
- a CDS encoding PilZ domain-containing protein, which produces MSGFRKHGRTMVKCVVRLTHREIGDVVAETRDISESGVFVSCSELVHYISIGDEFDAKLYSECNNISETSMKVVRLTNEGVGLVFA; this is translated from the coding sequence ATGTCTGGATTTCGTAAACATGGACGCACAATGGTTAAATGTGTTGTTCGCTTAACGCACCGTGAAATTGGCGACGTCGTCGCTGAGACGCGTGATATATCTGAAAGCGGCGTATTTGTTAGCTGCAGCGAACTTGTCCATTATATTTCTATTGGCGACGAGTTTGACGCAAAACTGTACAGCGAATGCAACAACATTTCTGAAACCAGTATGAAGGTTGTACGCCTCACTAATGAAGGCGTTGGCCTTGTGTTTGCGTAA
- a CDS encoding glucosaminidase domain-containing protein: MFIKKAIAYALAAYTVCVFILVIYLSHQPTLLTAFTTPFNAAPIVATPDFGAIKNTAERKAAFFNFFTPFIDAENRALEAKRVPLLLIQKKLRSDQTLSKAELALIDKLAEDFDLPDDDDATDIRRVNELVQRVDIIPSALVLAQAANESAWGRSRFAKQGNNYFGQWCFKKGCGLVPNQRSANAGHEVRKFNSPAESVSAYFYNINTHRAYAELRKMRDYLRVQNREPTGTLLAAGLEHYSERGEAYIEELRAMIRTNRLEQSL; the protein is encoded by the coding sequence ATGTTTATCAAAAAAGCCATTGCTTACGCTCTTGCGGCGTATACAGTTTGTGTTTTTATTCTCGTTATTTATTTAAGCCATCAACCCACACTGTTAACCGCTTTTACAACCCCCTTTAACGCTGCTCCCATTGTTGCAACGCCCGATTTCGGCGCCATAAAAAATACCGCCGAACGAAAAGCCGCATTTTTTAATTTTTTTACGCCTTTCATCGATGCAGAAAATCGCGCTCTGGAAGCAAAACGAGTGCCGCTACTACTCATACAGAAAAAATTGCGCAGCGACCAAACGCTCTCTAAAGCGGAGTTAGCACTCATAGATAAACTTGCCGAAGATTTTGATCTGCCCGATGATGACGACGCTACCGATATACGACGCGTAAACGAATTGGTTCAGCGTGTAGATATTATCCCAAGTGCTCTCGTATTGGCTCAGGCTGCAAATGAATCCGCATGGGGGCGTTCGCGTTTCGCGAAACAAGGCAATAATTATTTTGGCCAATGGTGTTTTAAAAAAGGATGCGGGCTAGTACCTAATCAACGCTCTGCAAACGCAGGACACGAAGTACGAAAATTCAACTCACCCGCTGAATCGGTTAGCGCTTATTTTTATAACATCAATACCCACCGCGCTTATGCAGAACTGCGGAAAATGCGAGATTATTTACGCGTTCAAAACCGTGAACCTACGGGCACACTATTAGCGGCGGGCCTAGAGCACTATTCAGAAAGAGGTGAAGCCTACATTGAAGAGTTACGCGCAATGATTCGAACGAATCGCTTGGAGCAAAGCCTTTAA
- a CDS encoding replication protein P yields MKKNSLTEAGPTEHSANNATEPNGNARIDALNQIFALFKRNYHNQFFKAYSSETDVNATKRLWLDALKRFEPRVQMLAARAIIENNEFLPTLAAMIKACETSSALGLPEPHAAFLEACRAPSPKAGNRWSHLAVYYAGRAADWYFLQNNNEYVAYPIFKQHYQEVCDRVRLGEHLEPPQKPALESDRNKPADKETARTHFSKLRKALDL; encoded by the coding sequence TTGAAGAAGAACTCGCTGACCGAAGCTGGGCCAACTGAGCACTCAGCTAACAACGCTACCGAACCCAATGGCAACGCCCGAATTGATGCACTCAATCAAATTTTCGCGTTGTTTAAGCGTAACTATCACAATCAGTTTTTTAAAGCATACAGCAGCGAAACCGATGTAAATGCGACTAAACGTTTGTGGTTAGACGCCCTAAAACGGTTTGAACCACGCGTACAAATGCTCGCTGCGCGGGCCATCATCGAAAACAACGAGTTCCTACCAACACTTGCCGCCATGATAAAAGCGTGTGAAACCAGTAGTGCGCTCGGCTTGCCCGAACCCCATGCCGCTTTTTTAGAAGCTTGCCGCGCGCCGTCGCCCAAGGCAGGCAATCGCTGGAGCCACCTTGCGGTGTATTATGCCGGCCGCGCCGCCGATTGGTATTTTCTGCAAAACAACAATGAGTATGTTGCTTACCCTATATTCAAACAACACTATCAAGAAGTATGTGACCGGGTGAGATTAGGCGAACACCTTGAGCCTCCGCAAAAACCCGCACTCGAATCCGACCGTAATAAACCCGCCGACAAAGAAACGGCTCGCACTCATTTTAGTAAATTGCGAAAAGCGTTAGATTTGTAG
- a CDS encoding DnaT-like ssDNA-binding domain-containing protein: MTSRLIPEHPILVYPSLASKLGLEESILLSVLAELAGHAPSEVKGQFEWRNLASNRLQSVVPFWNDRDLKRICHSLHAKGVLLLGANSLSPDHPFRYAFNERALYVGQPNTASRPTPAPHNTPVLASPSNNFIAANWQPDPVTFAQLAQHNIPENFARDQIPEFVTYWRERGESHRSWGAKFIQHVIRQWRQFEAQRNRQDQNSIMDNQWRPSLDAMEVLTVHASIKREFVEDAIPEFIVYWQERGDAHKTWNSKFIQHVRIQWKKFNTALEHSTDPKLLPSHWQPSEDVYDVLRLANIDVNFATGLIPEFILYWRDSNQVHTSWNTRFLQHAKREWARQHALANQTNNNEQRSTRDITLEEELADRSWAN, encoded by the coding sequence ATGACTTCACGCCTTATACCCGAACACCCCATTCTTGTTTACCCTTCACTCGCCAGTAAACTGGGGCTGGAAGAGTCGATTCTGCTATCGGTATTGGCCGAGCTGGCTGGCCATGCACCATCAGAAGTGAAGGGGCAGTTCGAGTGGCGTAACCTCGCGAGTAACCGACTACAGTCGGTGGTACCCTTTTGGAATGACCGCGACCTTAAACGCATCTGCCATAGCCTGCACGCCAAAGGTGTATTGCTATTGGGCGCCAACAGCCTTAGCCCCGACCACCCATTTCGCTATGCTTTCAATGAACGCGCACTGTACGTAGGGCAACCCAATACAGCCTCTCGGCCAACCCCCGCGCCACACAACACACCCGTACTGGCATCGCCGAGCAATAACTTTATTGCTGCCAACTGGCAACCCGACCCTGTTACCTTCGCGCAGCTCGCACAACACAACATTCCCGAAAACTTCGCACGCGATCAAATTCCCGAGTTCGTTACCTACTGGCGTGAACGCGGAGAATCTCACCGCTCGTGGGGGGCTAAATTTATTCAGCATGTCATTCGGCAATGGCGTCAATTTGAAGCACAACGTAATCGGCAGGACCAGAACAGTATAATGGACAACCAGTGGCGGCCAAGCTTAGATGCCATGGAGGTGTTGACCGTTCACGCCAGTATTAAACGTGAATTTGTGGAAGACGCGATTCCCGAATTTATTGTGTATTGGCAAGAACGCGGTGATGCACATAAAACATGGAACAGTAAATTTATTCAGCATGTACGCATACAATGGAAAAAATTTAACACGGCGCTGGAACACAGTACCGACCCAAAACTGCTTCCCTCACACTGGCAGCCTTCAGAAGACGTATACGATGTGCTGCGTTTAGCCAATATTGATGTAAACTTCGCCACAGGGTTAATTCCAGAATTTATTCTGTATTGGCGCGACAGTAATCAGGTGCATACCAGTTGGAATACGCGTTTTTTACAACACGCAAAACGTGAGTGGGCGCGCCAACATGCGCTTGCCAACCAAACGAACAATAACGAACAAAGATCGACACGGGACATAACCCTTGAAGAAGAACTCGCTGACCGAAGCTGGGCCAACTGA
- a CDS encoding vWA domain-containing protein codes for MNEYDLKKQLDRSADHAPDAEAKQRAIAMAVSEFKSQQAHSAAQEHRTPEKNSYIPQGFWRWLRLTISSNKTNRRDPMNTPNFAQKKWLLGGIATACMAVFGIMIGTEQTPFMPLHPLNDTGQMPPPPAQAQEDVIVTGMRTSLETAADIRRESSAVVEAISAEDIALLHESDAAAAESLQRVAGIAIVEREKRQQLASPAPAKPRTMMSPPGRDIAVQQIPSEGRDRFEHVETNAIKLTREEPVSTFSIDVDTASYSFVRRQLNRGVLPQKDAVRLEEMVNYFDYQYPQPTSTAEPFSRNITVITSPWNIKNKLVHIGIKGYELSAEQPKSNVVFLLDVSGSMNAPDKLPLVKQSMNLLLSKLRPDDTVAIAVYAGAAGTVLAPTKVAEKQTILEAINTLQAGGSTAGAEGIKLAYQLAESSFREDAVNRIFLATDGDFNVGIQSNEELKGFVERKREKGIYLSVLGFGGGNYNDALMQQLAQNGNGVAAYIDTLSEAQKVLVTEATANLFPIAKDVKIQVEFNPATVAEYRLLGYETRALKREDFNNDAVDAGEIGAGHTVTALYEITPVNSGAELIDTSRYSETPIAAGHANEYGFVKIRYKQPDADNSQLLTTTINMEARQPSALMLREARFATAVAGFAQLLKNGQYTGEWGFDDAIVLAQANKGDDEYGYRTEYIQLIRKAKMARAL; via the coding sequence ATGAATGAATACGATCTAAAAAAACAACTCGATAGAAGTGCCGATCACGCGCCCGACGCAGAAGCAAAGCAACGTGCCATCGCTATGGCCGTCAGTGAATTTAAATCCCAACAGGCGCACTCTGCAGCACAAGAACACCGTACACCCGAAAAAAACTCGTACATCCCCCAAGGATTTTGGCGTTGGCTCCGTCTCACTATTAGTTCCAACAAAACGAATCGGAGAGACCCTATGAATACGCCTAATTTCGCACAAAAAAAATGGCTACTTGGCGGTATTGCCACCGCTTGTATGGCGGTATTTGGCATAATGATTGGCACCGAACAAACCCCTTTTATGCCGCTCCACCCGCTAAACGACACCGGGCAAATGCCGCCCCCTCCTGCACAAGCACAGGAAGACGTTATCGTAACGGGTATGCGCACTTCACTGGAAACGGCCGCTGATATTCGCCGCGAATCATCAGCCGTTGTGGAGGCAATCTCCGCCGAAGATATTGCTCTTCTCCACGAGAGTGACGCAGCTGCGGCCGAATCCTTACAGCGTGTAGCAGGTATCGCTATCGTCGAACGTGAAAAGCGTCAACAACTCGCCAGCCCCGCACCAGCAAAACCCCGCACAATGATGTCGCCTCCCGGCCGCGACATTGCAGTTCAACAGATTCCAAGCGAAGGCCGCGACCGTTTCGAACACGTGGAAACCAACGCGATTAAGCTCACCCGTGAAGAACCGGTCTCCACGTTTTCGATTGACGTCGACACAGCATCCTATAGCTTCGTGCGTCGCCAACTCAACCGAGGCGTACTGCCACAAAAAGATGCCGTGCGCTTAGAAGAAATGGTCAACTATTTCGACTACCAATACCCTCAGCCCACCAGCACTGCAGAACCTTTTAGCCGCAATATTACGGTGATAACCTCACCGTGGAACATCAAGAATAAACTGGTACATATTGGTATAAAAGGTTACGAACTTAGCGCAGAACAGCCAAAATCTAATGTGGTTTTCTTGCTCGATGTTAGTGGTTCCATGAATGCACCCGACAAGCTGCCTCTGGTTAAACAGTCGATGAATTTGTTGCTCAGCAAATTACGCCCCGACGACACCGTGGCAATTGCCGTGTACGCCGGCGCCGCCGGTACAGTATTGGCCCCCACTAAAGTCGCCGAAAAGCAGACGATTCTAGAGGCGATTAACACCTTGCAAGCAGGAGGTTCTACGGCGGGTGCAGAAGGTATTAAATTGGCCTATCAATTGGCAGAATCCTCGTTCCGCGAGGATGCGGTTAATCGCATATTTCTCGCCACCGATGGTGACTTTAATGTAGGTATTCAAAGCAACGAAGAATTAAAGGGGTTTGTAGAACGCAAACGTGAGAAGGGTATTTATCTGTCAGTGCTAGGTTTTGGTGGCGGCAACTATAACGATGCCTTAATGCAGCAGCTGGCTCAAAACGGCAATGGTGTCGCAGCCTATATCGATACGCTAAGCGAGGCCCAGAAAGTACTCGTCACCGAAGCCACTGCCAACCTCTTTCCTATCGCCAAAGATGTAAAAATACAGGTAGAGTTCAACCCCGCTACCGTCGCAGAATACCGTTTGCTCGGCTACGAAACCCGAGCACTCAAGCGAGAAGATTTTAATAATGATGCGGTTGATGCCGGTGAAATTGGTGCCGGCCATACGGTGACCGCACTGTATGAGATTACGCCCGTTAATTCCGGTGCAGAACTTATTGATACTTCACGTTATAGCGAAACACCCATCGCCGCCGGCCATGCTAACGAATACGGTTTTGTGAAAATTCGCTACAAGCAGCCGGATGCCGATAACTCGCAACTGCTCACCACCACGATTAACATGGAAGCCCGCCAACCTTCAGCTCTTATGCTACGCGAAGCCCGCTTCGCCACCGCCGTTGCCGGTTTTGCGCAATTGCTAAAAAACGGCCAATACACGGGCGAGTGGGGTTTCGACGATGCCATTGTATTAGCTCAAGCCAACAAAGGAGACGACGAATATGGCTACCGTACGGAATATATTCAGTTGATACGTAAGGCTAAAATGGCGCGCGCACTATAA
- a CDS encoding RNA polymerase sigma factor, protein MTRKSDTPDTLIKAAQSGDSAAFESLLQLHYDRMYRFACKWCGNPTDAQDITQQACLKLARSLGQFRFDASFTTWLYRLVVTCAIDWHRSETKHTEPGGDGRRHVTETTREPSVEAQHDSGIYLQQILSRLESWGEGFKATLLLVLAEGLTHAEAANVLAVKESTISWRLHQIRKKLNLLSPTEGGTHE, encoded by the coding sequence ATGACTCGAAAATCCGACACACCCGACACGCTCATTAAAGCGGCCCAAAGCGGTGATAGCGCCGCTTTTGAATCCCTGTTGCAACTGCATTACGACAGGATGTATCGCTTTGCCTGTAAGTGGTGCGGCAACCCCACAGACGCGCAAGACATAACCCAGCAAGCTTGCCTTAAACTCGCGCGCTCACTAGGGCAATTTCGGTTCGATGCCAGCTTTACCACGTGGTTGTACCGGCTCGTGGTTACTTGCGCAATTGACTGGCACCGCAGTGAAACCAAGCATACCGAACCTGGTGGCGACGGGCGCCGGCACGTCACCGAAACTACTCGAGAGCCAAGCGTGGAAGCCCAGCACGATTCCGGCATTTACCTTCAACAAATTTTAAGCCGTCTCGAAAGTTGGGGAGAAGGTTTTAAAGCAACGCTTCTTCTCGTGTTAGCTGAAGGCTTAACACATGCCGAAGCCGCCAACGTTCTGGCGGTAAAAGAAAGCACCATCTCGTGGCGGCTTCATCAAATACGTAAAAAACTCAACCTTCTTTCACCAACAGAAGGGGGCACACATGAATGA
- the thiH gene encoding 2-iminoacetate synthase ThiH produces the protein MSYRQYLSTNITPSFSWETFTRADVERTLAQPNRSLTDLAVLISDAATPYLTEMAAHSHDLTRQRFGANLQLFLPLYLSNLCTNICTYCGFTADAKLKRTWLRPAQLKNEISSIQAKNIGHVLLVSGEAEHKIGLDYFCESLTTLRPHLAQLQLEAQPFSEDAYRTLANAGLDGVVVYQETYNRKRYADVHLSGQKMDFDWRLDTPDRAAAAGIEKIGVGILLGLADWRTDAIALAHHLHYLQRTHWRQRYSIGLPRLRPCGTDYNIAHPVNDKDFIQLIMALRLCFPDVELVLSTRESEPLRDALLPLGITHLSAESSTQPGGYSDSTPSALEQFDTNDQRSVAQVSETIRKLQYQPLLADQIPVRHIR, from the coding sequence ATGAGTTACCGCCAGTATTTATCCACTAACATCACGCCCTCTTTTTCGTGGGAAACATTCACCCGCGCGGATGTAGAGAGAACCTTGGCGCAACCCAACCGATCCCTAACGGATTTGGCCGTGCTTATTTCCGACGCCGCTACGCCGTATTTAACCGAAATGGCGGCCCATAGCCACGACTTAACCCGACAACGTTTTGGTGCAAACTTACAGCTATTCCTACCGCTTTATCTCAGTAATTTATGCACAAATATTTGCACTTACTGTGGGTTTACCGCAGACGCTAAACTTAAGCGTACATGGTTACGCCCCGCCCAATTAAAAAACGAAATTAGCAGTATTCAAGCCAAAAATATTGGCCATGTGCTGCTCGTGAGTGGCGAAGCAGAACACAAAATTGGTTTAGATTATTTTTGTGAATCGTTAACCACGCTTCGGCCACATCTTGCACAGCTACAATTGGAAGCACAGCCTTTTAGCGAAGACGCCTACCGGACACTCGCAAACGCCGGCCTCGACGGTGTAGTGGTATACCAAGAAACCTATAACCGAAAACGCTACGCCGACGTACACCTAAGCGGACAAAAAATGGATTTCGATTGGCGGCTCGACACACCTGACAGAGCTGCCGCTGCCGGTATCGAAAAAATTGGCGTGGGTATTTTATTAGGGCTTGCCGATTGGCGCACCGACGCTATCGCCCTCGCGCATCATCTACACTATCTACAGCGTACGCACTGGCGACAACGCTACAGTATTGGTCTGCCACGATTACGCCCCTGCGGTACCGACTACAACATTGCCCACCCCGTAAACGATAAGGACTTTATTCAACTGATAATGGCCCTAAGGCTATGCTTTCCCGATGTTGAACTGGTACTCTCAACACGGGAATCGGAACCGCTACGCGATGCATTATTGCCCTTGGGCATTACCCACCTAAGCGCAGAATCTAGCACGCAACCCGGCGGCTATAGTGACAGCACCCCCAGCGCACTAGAGCAGTTCGATACCAACGACCAACGTAGCGTCGCGCAGGTGAGCGAAACCATACGTAAATTGCAATACCAACCCTTACTCGCCGACCAAATACCGGTGCGTCATATTCGCTAA